In Providencia sneebia DSM 19967, one DNA window encodes the following:
- a CDS encoding HHA domain-containing protein yields the protein MTKTDYLMRLRKCTTIDTLERVIEKNKYELSDDELELFYSAADHRLAELTMNKLYDKIPASVWKFVR from the coding sequence ATGACCAAAACTGATTATCTGATGCGTTTAAGAAAATGCACAACTATTGATACACTTGAGCGTGTCATTGAAAAAAACAAATATGAACTATCTGATGATGAATTAGAGCTATTCTATTCAGCTGCAGATCACCGTTTAGCAGAACTCACCATGAATAAACTTTACGATAAAATCCCAGCTTCTGTTTGGAAATTTGTTAGATAG
- a CDS encoding YbaY family lipoprotein, which produces MKLYRVIMCFIILALLSGCEGNNNKPKEKKLGSSQQSMQQNLGTDSVSGQIVILQHAKLPEDALLTVTLADESAMIGLPVLILSQKYYDVEGKQSPFPFELSYQQNEVRTNAHLTVGATISVGDKILFASEKDSDQVVINNGVTQDIKLVLFPIK; this is translated from the coding sequence ATGAAATTATATCGGGTTATTATGTGTTTCATTATATTGGCGTTATTATCTGGTTGTGAAGGCAATAACAATAAGCCAAAAGAAAAGAAGCTCGGCAGTTCACAACAATCAATGCAACAAAATTTAGGCACAGATTCCGTTAGCGGCCAAATTGTCATTTTGCAGCACGCTAAGTTACCTGAAGATGCACTGTTAACAGTCACTTTAGCTGATGAATCAGCGATGATAGGGCTGCCAGTATTAATATTATCTCAGAAATATTATGATGTTGAAGGTAAGCAATCACCATTCCCATTTGAATTAAGCTATCAACAAAATGAAGTGCGTACTAATGCACATTTGACTGTCGGCGCAACAATTTCTGTCGGCGATAAAATTTTGTTTGCTAGTGAGAAAGATTCAGATCAAGTTGTTATCAACAATGGTGTCACGCAAGATATTAAGCTAGTACTTTTTCCTATTAAGTAA
- the tesB gene encoding acyl-CoA thioesterase II, with protein MSPELQNLIHLLELEKIEEGLFRGQSEDLGLPQVFGGQVVGQAMYAAEQTIPDNRVINSFHSYFLRPGNSQHPIIYDVENLRDGGSFSTRRISAIQHGKPIFFMTASFQAQEEGFNHQNLMPEVPYPDELLSQEEIINRIVDKLPDAIKKYVLRPNPFEFRPVQFYSPFDAPPLEPFRYIWFKAKGELPDIPSLHHYLLGYVSDYNFLPATLQPHGRGFMERDLQVATIDHSMWYHRPFKIDDWLLYAIESPSASGVRGFVKGQIYNKQGQLVATAVQEGVIRKRKSI; from the coding sequence ATGAGTCCAGAGCTGCAAAATTTAATTCATCTTTTAGAATTAGAAAAAATTGAAGAAGGTCTTTTTCGTGGGCAAAGTGAAGACCTTGGTTTACCACAGGTTTTTGGCGGACAAGTTGTTGGCCAAGCAATGTATGCTGCTGAACAAACCATCCCTGATAATCGCGTTATTAACTCATTTCATAGCTACTTTTTGCGCCCAGGAAACAGCCAACATCCCATTATTTATGATGTAGAAAATTTAAGAGATGGCGGTAGTTTCAGCACAAGAAGGATCAGTGCCATTCAACATGGTAAACCTATCTTCTTTATGACTGCATCTTTTCAAGCGCAAGAAGAAGGTTTTAACCATCAAAATTTGATGCCAGAAGTACCTTATCCTGATGAACTGCTCTCACAAGAAGAGATTATTAATCGCATTGTCGATAAGCTGCCAGATGCTATCAAAAAATATGTTTTACGCCCTAATCCATTTGAATTCCGCCCTGTTCAATTTTATAGCCCATTCGATGCGCCGCCATTGGAGCCATTTCGCTATATTTGGTTTAAAGCTAAAGGTGAGTTACCGGATATACCATCATTACACCATTATCTATTGGGCTATGTATCTGACTATAATTTCTTACCAGCAACATTACAGCCTCATGGCCGTGGCTTTATGGAGAGAGATTTGCAGGTTGCTACAATTGATCACTCCATGTGGTATCACCGCCCTTTTAAAATTGATGACTGGCTATTATATGCCATTGAAAGCCCATCAGCCTCTGGCGTCCGCGGATTTGTAAAAGGGCAAATTTACAATAAACAAGGTCAATTAGTTGCAACAGCAGTCCAAGAAGGCGTGATCCGTAAAAGAAAATCTATTTAA
- the amtB gene encoding ammonium transporter AmtB: MSKLLPCLYVLGIASFPASALASTTNLDKADNAFMMICTALVLFMILPGIALFYGGLLRSKNVLSLMAQTVVIFALVSVIWIIYGYSLAFSEGNDFFGGFDQIMLHGMSIASLSATIPQFIHVAFQGAFACLTVALVVGALGERVKFSAILIFAIIWTSFSYLPMAHMVWGGGLLAQDGAFDFAGGTVVHINAAVAGLVGAYLLGKRTGYGKEAIKPHNLPMVFMGTAILFIGWFGFNAGSAGSADEIAALAFINTVAAAAGSILSWTLAEWIFRGKPSLLGACSGCLAGLVGVTPAAGTVSVAGALIIGLISGAAGLWGVVILKKWLKVDDVCDVFGVHGVCGVVGCLLTGVFTSAAVGGIGYAEGVTMMKQVGIQAFSILVCVVWTAIVAYIAFIIADKTVGLRVHVEQEREGLDITYHGENAYN, translated from the coding sequence ATGAGTAAACTTTTGCCATGTTTATATGTGCTAGGTATAGCGAGTTTTCCTGCCAGCGCGTTAGCTTCGACGACAAATTTAGACAAAGCTGATAATGCTTTTATGATGATTTGTACGGCTTTAGTGCTATTTATGATTTTGCCCGGGATTGCACTTTTTTATGGAGGATTGTTGAGAAGTAAAAATGTCCTGTCATTAATGGCACAAACTGTGGTGATTTTTGCCCTTGTTTCCGTCATTTGGATAATCTATGGCTACAGTTTAGCCTTTAGTGAGGGGAATGATTTCTTCGGTGGTTTCGACCAAATAATGCTACATGGGATGAGTATTGCGAGCTTATCTGCAACCATACCGCAATTTATCCATGTTGCATTTCAAGGTGCTTTTGCCTGTTTAACAGTCGCGCTGGTGGTTGGTGCATTGGGCGAAAGAGTTAAATTTTCAGCCATACTTATTTTTGCCATCATTTGGACAAGCTTCTCTTATTTGCCAATGGCACATATGGTGTGGGGCGGCGGTTTGTTAGCGCAAGATGGTGCTTTTGACTTTGCGGGTGGTACTGTCGTCCACATTAATGCTGCTGTTGCGGGTTTGGTTGGTGCTTACTTACTGGGTAAAAGAACGGGCTACGGCAAAGAAGCAATTAAACCACATAATCTTCCCATGGTATTTATGGGCACGGCAATTCTGTTTATTGGCTGGTTTGGATTCAATGCAGGCTCGGCGGGGAGTGCTGATGAAATAGCTGCCTTGGCATTTATTAACACTGTCGCGGCAGCGGCCGGATCAATTTTATCATGGACATTAGCTGAATGGATATTTAGAGGGAAACCTTCTCTACTTGGCGCGTGCTCGGGGTGTTTAGCTGGGCTTGTTGGTGTCACTCCAGCGGCTGGAACAGTCAGTGTTGCAGGGGCATTAATCATCGGATTAATAAGTGGAGCTGCTGGATTGTGGGGCGTCGTCATTCTCAAAAAATGGTTAAAAGTTGATGATGTTTGTGATGTCTTTGGTGTCCATGGTGTATGTGGTGTTGTCGGATGCTTACTCACTGGCGTGTTCACTTCTGCTGCGGTTGGTGGCATTGGCTATGCCGAAGGTGTAACAATGATGAAGCAAGTCGGTATTCAAGCATTCAGTATTCTAGTTTGTGTTGTTTGGACGGCTATTGTGGCTTATATCGCTTTTATTATTGCGGATAAAACGGTTGGGTTGCGAGTACATGTTGAGCAAGAAAGAGAAGGGCTTGATATCACTTATCACGGTGAGAATGCATATAATTAA
- a CDS encoding P-II family nitrogen regulator — protein MKYIIAIIKPFKLDDVREALSDIGIQGLTITEVRGFGRQKGHSELYRGAEYTVDFLPKVRMEIAVPDEFVEQVVEVIEQSAKTGQVGDGKIFVLALEQAVRIRTGEKQDEAL, from the coding sequence ATGAAATATATCATCGCAATCATTAAGCCTTTTAAGTTAGATGATGTCAGAGAAGCATTATCAGATATTGGTATTCAAGGCCTAACAATTACTGAGGTTCGCGGTTTTGGGCGACAAAAAGGGCATTCAGAATTATATAGAGGTGCAGAATATACGGTTGATTTTTTACCTAAAGTTCGTATGGAAATTGCAGTACCAGATGAATTTGTCGAGCAGGTTGTTGAAGTTATAGAACAATCAGCAAAAACAGGGCAAGTGGGCGACGGGAAAATTTTTGTATTAGCGCTTGAACAAGCCGTGCGTATTCGCACTGGTGAAAAACAAGATGAAGCATTATAG
- a CDS encoding SmdB family multidrug efflux ABC transporter permease/ATP-binding protein, with protein MSQKKAIWPALKRLISYGKAYRSTMIIGIIMLWLAAIAEVSGPLLISYFIDNMVAKKQIIMPLTLYMVIGFVLLQIAAALLHYYQKILFNKAAVGIVQTLRTDVMSAALRQPLSAFDNQPVGQIISRVTNDTEVIKDLFVMVVPTVFRSLALVCAMLVAMFALEWRMALIATTMFPAVIIVMVVYQRLSTPIVRRVRTYLADINNGFNEIINGMTVIQQFRQQARFGEKMLQINRDHYNARMKALKLDGLLLRPLLSLISASILCGLLLLFGFDGASTIGVGVLYAFINYLGRLNEPLIELTSQQSMLQQAVVSGERVFELMDSPKQAYGNNEEPLQNGSIDIQNLSFAYRKDKKVLNDINLYVPENNFIALVGHTGSGKSTIANLIMGYYPWQQGQILLDGRPLHSLSHQVLRNGIAMVQQDPVVLAASFFDNVALGREISQEKVWQVLEIVQLAEHVRRLPEGIDSLLGEQGNTLSVGQRQLLAMARVLVVSPKVLILDEATANIDSGTEQAIQKALQVIRQTTTLVVIAHRLSTIVDADQIVVLHRGAIVEKGHHAQLLQQKGRYYQMYQLQQVGNALNLHDNAEMEEMLA; from the coding sequence ATGAGCCAGAAAAAGGCTATTTGGCCTGCATTAAAACGTTTGATTTCATATGGTAAAGCATATCGTAGCACAATGATCATCGGGATAATTATGCTCTGGCTTGCTGCAATTGCCGAAGTTAGTGGTCCGTTATTGATCAGCTACTTTATTGATAATATGGTTGCGAAAAAGCAAATCATCATGCCATTAACGTTATATATGGTTATTGGCTTTGTGTTATTACAAATTGCGGCGGCATTGCTGCATTATTATCAAAAAATACTCTTTAACAAAGCCGCGGTTGGTATTGTTCAAACATTGCGTACTGACGTGATGAGTGCGGCTTTACGTCAGCCACTAAGCGCATTTGATAATCAACCCGTAGGGCAAATTATTTCTCGCGTCACGAATGATACTGAAGTCATTAAAGATCTATTTGTCATGGTTGTACCAACGGTATTTCGTAGCTTGGCATTGGTTTGTGCCATGCTGGTTGCCATGTTTGCACTTGAATGGCGAATGGCGTTAATTGCGACAACAATGTTTCCTGCTGTGATTATTGTGATGGTAGTTTACCAGCGTTTGAGTACACCAATTGTTCGCCGTGTTCGTACTTATCTTGCTGATATTAATAATGGTTTTAATGAAATTATTAATGGTATGACAGTTATTCAGCAATTTCGCCAACAAGCTCGATTTGGCGAAAAAATGCTACAAATTAATCGAGACCACTACAATGCGCGCATGAAAGCATTGAAGTTAGATGGATTATTGCTGCGGCCTTTATTAAGTTTAATTTCAGCGTCAATTTTATGTGGGTTACTATTACTTTTCGGCTTTGATGGCGCGAGCACAATTGGGGTCGGGGTGCTTTATGCTTTTATTAATTATTTGGGGCGCTTGAACGAGCCCCTTATTGAGCTAACTTCTCAACAATCTATGTTACAACAAGCTGTTGTTTCAGGGGAGCGCGTATTTGAGTTGATGGATAGCCCGAAACAAGCTTACGGAAATAACGAAGAACCATTACAAAATGGTTCGATTGATATCCAAAATTTATCTTTTGCTTATCGGAAAGATAAAAAAGTACTCAATGATATTAATCTGTATGTTCCTGAAAATAATTTCATTGCATTAGTCGGACATACCGGAAGTGGTAAGAGTACGATAGCAAATCTGATTATGGGTTATTACCCTTGGCAACAAGGTCAAATTTTATTGGATGGGCGACCATTACATTCTTTATCACATCAGGTATTACGCAATGGAATTGCGATGGTGCAGCAAGATCCGGTTGTTTTAGCTGCTTCCTTCTTTGATAACGTCGCTTTAGGACGAGAAATTTCACAAGAAAAAGTCTGGCAAGTTTTAGAGATTGTCCAGCTTGCGGAGCATGTCAGAAGATTACCAGAAGGTATTGATTCTTTACTTGGTGAGCAAGGGAATACCCTTTCAGTTGGACAGCGTCAATTATTAGCAATGGCAAGAGTATTGGTTGTTTCACCAAAAGTTTTAATATTAGATGAAGCAACGGCCAATATTGATTCAGGAACAGAACAGGCGATTCAAAAAGCGCTGCAAGTTATCCGCCAAACAACAACACTTGTCGTCATTGCTCATCGTTTATCAACCATTGTTGATGCAGACCAAATTGTTGTGCTACATCGTGGTGCAATTGTTGAAAAAGGCCATCATGCGCAGTTATTACAACAAAAAGGGCGCTATTATCAGATGTACCAATTACAACAAGTCGGAAATGCATTGAATTTACATGATAATGCCGAAATGGAAGAGATGTTAGCATAA